The Thermocrinis ruber genomic sequence GAACTAAAGCCAAGGGAGCCGAAGATTAAATCGGTTAGCTTTGATTTTGGGATAGAGGAGATAGCTTTCAACAACTCCTTGGAGATTTTAAACATTCTCAACATAGACAAAAGCGTTAGCTTATCACCTTTTGTGGGAGGCTACAGTCAAGCAAGAAAATACTTGGAGGAGTTTATTGAGAAAAAACTGCATAGATACAAAGAGTTCAGGTCTCATCCGGAGCTTGACTATCAGTCAAACCTTAGTCCTTATTTGCACTTTGGACAGATCTCGCCCATAGAAGTGGTCCTTGAGGTTTTATCAAAGTATGGAAGGAATGATGAAAACGTAGATAGCTTTTTTAACGAGCTTATAGTTTGGAGGGAGCTTGCGAGGAACTTTTGCTACTACAATCCAAACTATAATCAGTATGAAGGTATTCCGGAATGGGCTAAAGAAACATTGGAAGAACACAAAAACGACAAGAGGGAGTATATTTACACGATTGAAGAGCTTGAAAATGCAAAAACTCACGATGAATATTGGAATTCCGCACAGTTAGAACTTTTGAAAACAGGGAAGATGCACAACTACATGAGAATGTATTGGTGCAAAAAGCTTATAGAATGGACGGATGACCCAAAGAAAGCCTTTGATATAGCGTGCTATCTGAACGATAAATACGAGCTTGATGGAAGGGACCCAAACGGTTATGCGGGAATATCTTGGTGTTTTGGAACCCACGACAGACCTTGGAAAGAGAGAAAAATCTTTGGAAAAATCCGATACATGAGTGCATCGGGCTTAGAAGCAAAGTTTGACATTAAAAAGTATGTAGAAAAAGTAAAGAACTTATGAAGCTTATTCACTCAGGACTTCAAGGGAAGAAAGAACACGCCTTAGGTCTCCCTTTATACGCACCCTTCCGCTGGCAATGTATTGAAGAATCCTCTGGGGCTTTTCTAAGAGCCTTTTAAACTCTCTGTAACCCAAGTATATTTTACTGTCTGAGATGTCCTCCTGATGAACTTCCTTTATTTTTCCCTCTCCTACCAAAAACAGGACCTTCTCAAAGCTATGGGGTAGTTCTATTGCCACCAGTATAGGAGGGGATATTTTTGTTAGCTTTTCCCTGTGTCCTTCCTCCAGCTTGTGTGCCAGAGCCCTGAGCTCTATTTTGATGTCTTCAGAAGTGGCTTTCAACATGGATTATGCTTTTCTCTCCGCAGAGCTCATTTACCAGAGCTTCCAAGTATTGATGGGCTTCCTCCTCGGTGGGATATATACCAAGGATGGCGGGGAGGAGGGGCTGGGGCAAATGAACCACCAGATTATACACCCTTCTCCTTTTGCCCTCCACCTCTATTACGCTCTCTTCTATAGAAAAGGCTATTGCATGGTAGGCGTTTATATACCTACCGCTCCTTGTCTTTATCAGTTTCATTATTTTTGCTCTTCCTCTTTCTTTTCCTCCTTGAGGGCACCTTTGGCTCCTTCAATTGCACCAACAGCGGCGCCCTTTACCACTGCAAAGGCTTTCTCCGCTATTTCCATGGCGGTTTTGCCCACCTCCGAAGCAGTTTCCACCAGCTTTTTAACTGCTTCCTGAGGAAGCTCCTTTAGAGACTTGCCCTCCTCAACGGAGAGCTTCTTCTTGAGTTCTTCCAGCTCTTGCTTGATCCTCTCTAACTCTTGCTTTAGGTCCTTCTCTTCCATGGCTAAACCTCCTTAAATTTTTTTAAGGGCATAGGTAGCTAAAGCGATAGTGCTACCGTTGTTTATTAAGGTGGCAATGCTTGGACCTATCAGTCCAAGGGCAGAGCCCACTAAGCCTACCGTGTTTGCTATGGCGTTCAGGCTGTATATTCTGGATAACTTTCTCATGAGCCCTTGGGACACATCCACCACATCCAAAAGGTGCCACAAACTGTCTCCGATAACCACATCCGCTACCTCTATGGCTATGTCCGTTCCGCTTCTTAGAGATATACCCACGTTTGCACTGGTCAGGGCTGGCGAGTCGTTTACTCCATCTCCAACAAAGACTACTATCCTGCCTTCTTCCCTGAGCTTTTTGACGATCTGAGCCTTCTCTGCGGGAAAGACCCTCGCATAAAATTGGTCCACGCCCAAAGTTTTGGCTATGTAGCTGGCTACACCCTCGTTGTCGCCAGTGCAAAGGATAACCCTCTTGCCCCTGCTTTTCAGGGCTCTGACCACATCCCTAGCTTCCTCTCTCAGTGGGTCCGAGAAGGTGATAAGCCCCACAATTTTTCTCTCTTGGACAAGATACAGGACGCTTTTTCCCTCCGAGTGGAACTTATCCACCAGCTCTCTAATCTCCTGGGAGATCTTTATTCTCTTTTTTTGCATAAATCGTGTGCTACCAAGCAAAAAGTGCTTTCCAGCAATAACGCCTTCTATACCAAGCCCTATATGATACTTGGAATCCAGTCTTGGCAATAGCGTTATTCCCCTCTCCTCCGCCAGCCTTACTATTGCCCTTGCTACAGGATGGGTGATCCTCTGCTCAAGAGATGCACCATAAAGCAGAACATCCTCCTCTGAGATGGACAAACCCACCACATCCATTATGCGAGGGTGCCCCACTGTCAGGGTGCCTGTCTTGTCCATTACAAAGGTGTCCGCTTTTGCCAAAAGCTCCAGCTTGCTTCCACTTTTTACCAAAATACCTCTCTCAGCCAGTTGGGATATGGCACTGAGAACACCCACAGGAGTAGAAAGATGCACGCCCGTGTGATAATCCACTATTAGCACAGAAGACAGCCTCTGAAGGTTTCTCGTAAGGGCATAAGCGGAAAGCCCTACTGCCATAGTAGGGAGGACGAATCTGTTGGCAAACTCTTCTGCCTTCTTTTGAATGCTCAAAGGCTCCTTTATGTTTTGCTCTATGATCTTTACTATGCCCGCAACCACCGTGTCTTCTCCCACCGCCTGAACTCTTACATAGAGCTTTCCATCCTCCACAAGGGTACCCGCATAGACCTTGTTCCCAGACCTCTTTAAAACAGGATTTGACTCGCCCGTTAGCGATGCCTGATTTACTAAAGCTTCTCCCTCTATAACCTCTCCATCTGCGGTAATCTTCTCTCCTGCATAGACTACTATGATATCCCCCACCTTTAGCTCTTCAGCCCTTACCCTTTTTGCCTGTCCGTCTGCAACCACCAGCCAAGCATAATCCTTTCTATACTCCATTAGGGCTTCTATGCTACTGTATGCCTTCCTTTCTATCTTTTCCTCCAAATAATCCCCAAGGGACAAAAGCCAAGCCATAAGCTGGGCGGAGAAGGGGCTACCCGAAAGGGAGGTGAGAACTACGGCGGACGCATCAAGAGTATGAACATCTATCTTCCTTCTTTTCAGAGAGTTAAAGGCTTTTCTAAAGACGGGCAGGCTGGAGAAGAGGGCGAGACCTCTCAAAAGAGGGTTTGGTAGAGGCAGAAAATTTAGCAATAGCCCAAGGCTTGCCACTCCAAACCAAAAGCTATCGCCTCCATCCTTCTCTGGGCTAATTCTAACCTTTTCTTTGCTGAGGTCCTCCAAAAAGAGTTCAGGGGTAGAAGTTTGAAGGTAGTTTATAAAGCCTATCAGGTCAAACTCAGATGGCTCGTAGCGTATGGTTATACTTCCTGAGGATTTGCTGTAAGCTACTTCCTTTACACCTCCGAACTTCTCAAAGAAGGCTCCTATGACCTCCTCCGGGTGGTGGAGTAGGCTAAAAAGAGGCGAGGAGATTTTGAGGCTACCTGCCCTGAGCCTTTTGATCTGGTAAGGTATGGGCATCAGCCTTCCTCTTTCTTCTCTTGAAGTTTGCTCTCCAATGCTTTAATTAGGGCTTCTATTTCCTTTTGAGCTTCTTCTAACTTTTTGTGCTCTTGCATTCTGCTTAGCATATAGGCACCAAGAATGCCAAGTCCAAAACCCAAGGCAAAGCTAAAGGGTCCCGAACAGAAAGTCCTGCTTAGGATCTGACTAAAGTTCATCTCTTAACCTCCTTACAGGTTTTGTTTTATGCGTTGCAAAGCTTCCTGCTGTTTTTGGAGTATCTCAAGCTTTCTTTCAATCTCTAACTTATAAAGGTGTTTTGCCTCTGCCACCACATCCTCCCAGAACTCCTTGTTCTCATCTATGCTGGCTGACAGCCACTCCTTGAAGGCTATAACCTCCTTGGTGGCAGACACCAGCAAAGGTCTTGAGTCCTTTAAGAGCCTGTTTAGTACCACAAGACCCACAAATGCTCCCACACCGTAAAGGAGCATGTTGGTGCTTAGGCATCCTCCTATGGTGGATGGAATGTTAAAGTTCAGCATCCTTTACCTCCCAAAGGTAGTTTTAAGGGTAGGTACAATAAACATAGTGCATAAAGAAAAACTTAGCAATCCTACCGCAAAACCAAAGGTAAAAACAGAAAAGGCAAGCTTGAGGGCAGGGTGCTTGATGAAAGGAGAAAGATAAAAATGCAAATCTTCAATCGTTAGACTTTCCCTTCTCTCTAAGTTCTTACGCAGGCTTTCTAATAGGGCTTGGTCCTCTACTTTGAGTTTTAAAGTCTTGTAACCTTCCTTTTCTATTGTTATACCCTTTAAACCCTCCACCCTACTTTTAAAGAGAACCTTCTCCTCCACGCTATCAAAGTATATGCTCAGCATGTTGCCATAGGTGGCTACGTGATTTATCATTAGCTATATTGTAAAGGTAAAACGTTAAGAAATTGTTAAGAAAAAGGGGAAGATTTGAGGACGGCAACTTTTTAGCTTAAGGAAGCGTACATGAAGAAGAGGCAAGCCATCTAAAGACGGTTCTGCACTTAAGGAAACCCCTTCCTTAAGAGAGTTGGTCCAAACAGGCAAGCAAAAAAAGAGAGGAAAACCCAAAAATACGAAGATGCTTTGATCCTCACCCTGTGGCAAGAAAAGCACCCATTGCCTGCTCACTGCTTTTAATCATAGCCTTTTGATCAATGCCTATGAAAGTGCTGGGCTGGGAAAAAGAGTATGGCAATCAGACTGAACAATGTCAGCAAAAGATATACCACCGGAAGGATGGAGGAAACTAAGAATACTGAAAGACGCCTGTCTTTTCCAATAAACTCTGTTCTTCTCCAGAGTATATGCATGCTCCAGAATCCCGCTACGAACGGGAAAATCCTAAAGATATGTAGCCAATGGTCTCCTCTCTTTGCTAAAGGTTCCGCTTGTATGCCAAGCCCAAAAGCTTGAGAAAAGCCATTTACTATGTTGTGGTAATACTCTATAAAGAAGAACTCAAGCACGTGGGAAAGGCCTCCCACTATCATCAAAGGTGCGAAGGCGTATCCAAGGGTGAGAAGGACTTCTCTAAAGCTTTTTCCTGTAATCTTGGCTATTAGAGTGAAGCTTGCCCAGACTAAAAACAGCACCAAGGAAAGTGCCATCAACATGGCAACAAGCCCGGTCATATCCACCCACTTGGGAAGACCAAAGGTCTTTTGTAGATAGTTTCCAACTATCACCCAAGGCATGTATTCAGAAAGGGCAGTTCTTGATAGTCCATGATGAAATCGCATGGTAAAGGTTATTACCGCCACAAGGAGTATATAGACCATAACCTCTATCATTTTTGAATTTTTGATCCTTTCGTAAAGGGAATATCCAAACTTTCTAAACTCCAGCTTTACCGCGTCGCACGCATGGGCACACTCCATGCACATGGTGCAGTACATCATAGACTTTCTTTCTTCAAACTTTGAAGGGTTTAGCTCGTAGGGACATGCCAAAGCACAGTCGGGCTTTTTACAGCTTTTACACTCTTCCTCGTAGGTGGAAAGCCATACAGGAGATGTCCTTGCAAAGGCGGTATTAACAGAACCGATGGGACATATATATTTACAGTAAGCCATACCTCTAAATAGGGAGAAGAATAGTATTGAAAGTATGGTGAAAAATAGGAAGAAAATTGCCGTGATAAGTGGGCTTTTCAAAAAGCCTGGAAAAGTATATATCACAAACCAGTAGGCTAAGATGTTGAAGCCTATAAGACCTATGTAGGGATTGGCAAGCCATCTGGGAACCCTTAACTTTAATCCAAACTTGGTTATGTGCTTTCCCAAAAATCCGTGGGGACAGACCATACAGAAGACATTTCCAAGGGTTGGAAGCGTTATAACCATGAAGAAGGGCCAAAATATGGACCAAAACACCGCAGTGGTAAATATGTTCTCTTTGGTAGGGTTGAGTATGCCGTATATTATGGCATAAACAAGCAGGAATAGAGTAGTAAGCCTGTAAAGGGTAAGCATGTATTTGTTTTTAAAGAAAAAGCTAAGCACGGGTATGCCAAAGATGTCCCTTTGGCTTCTCTTGGCTATGAAATGAACCCTTTGTGTTTGCATGATAAAACCTCCTTAAAAGTTGTAGGTAAGCCTTACTAAAAAGGTCCTTGGTGGACCCGGAGCATATCTCTTTACGCCAGAGGTGTCCTTTGTAACCTCCACCGCATACTTTTTGTCAAAGAGGTTATCCACCGTGAGGGATAGGTCCAGATTGCCCCTGCTGTAGCCCACGCTGGCACTGGTGAGAAACTCATAACCTTCATACTTTTCCGTGTTTGCGTTGTCCATGTAGTAGCTTCCCCAAGTATCTGCTTGCACTCGGAACCTAAAGCCAGAGGTATGCTTGTAGCTTATAAAGGCAGAGTATTGATGTATCGGAATATAAGGAAGCCTGTTTCCGCTTCTATCTATGTTTGTGCTACCAACCAGCTCACTAAACCTTTTAAACTTATAATCCGAGTAGGCGTATGATGCTCCAACCTCTAAACCTTCTATCAGTTGATAAGTTCCAGCGAATTCAAAGCCCTTCTTCTGCGTCTTTCCTGCATTGGTAAATGTAGTTTGTCCACCGGGTTGAATTACCCTAACCACTTCATCCTTAACATCCATAAGATAAAGGGCTGTGTCAAAGGAAAACTTCTTGTGCCTTGCCTTTAAGCCCACCTCGTAGTTTATAACCTTTGCAAGCTCTAAGTTTGGGTTTGAAGAAAGCTCACCGCTGGTGGGCGTGTTGGCTCCTGTGGAAATGTTTCCGTAGATGTTAAGTATGGGTGTTAGCTTGTAAAGAAATCCAACCCTTGGGCTAAAGACGGTGTAAGTTTTTTCTCTTGAGTAGGCAAAACAGTTTTCTATGCCTGAAGCTGGACACATCTTGTAATTGCCCGCACTAAAGCTGTAATCTCCCCACTTGTATCCGCTTATGTCAAAATTCACCCTATCAATCCTTGCGCCTACATCTAAGATCCACCTCTCCCTTTGGAAAGACTGCTGAAGAAACACACCCGCCAAAGTGGTTTTTTGATCTTGCTTTTCCAAAAGGTCTCCCTTGTTGTCCGAAAGGGTGCTTACGATCCTCCCTCCTACTACTTGAACATCCCTGTATTTGAAGTAATTCGTCTTTTGTTCATCGTGCCTTATGGTAAAGCCTGTGGTTAATATGCCAAGGCTGTGTTTGTAGTTAGCCTGAAGGTCTGCCCCATAGACCCATGTGTCCGCATCGTTTATCCTACCAGTTACAGGGTGGTAGTGTTGCCAGTGGTTGAGGTATACCAAAGGAACAAGCTCCCAATTTCCAAAGCTCTTTGTTAGCTTTGAACTGAAGAAGAATATCTCCGAGTATCTTCCCATATGCTTCCATGCCTCTGCGGTTCTTGGAACCTTTCCAGTGCGTAAAAACTCAGACCACTGGTCTGTTCCGGGTCTAACTACCAAAGCTCCGGGCAACTGTAAGCTTGCCTTTGTATAGCTAACATAGTTTTCCCAAGTGTCTCCATTTTCAAACATATAGGAAGGTTGAAGGGTTATCTGGTTTGTCCAGAATTTGTTCCAAGGTCTCCAAGAGTTGTCGGTTTGCCTCCTGCTTGCGTTAAAGCCCAAGTAAAAGCCCTTTCCAATGAGTGTGGAGTAATAAAGGTTGTGATTCTGTGTGTTGTAGTCTCCAAAGCCCAGCTTTATAAAGCCCCCTTTCCTTTCAAAGGGATTTTTTGTTATCACATTTATAACGCCCCCGGACGCATTCACACCCCAAAGGGTTGAGTTGGGACCCTTTACCACCTCCACCCTTTCAATGAGGGATGTATCCACAAAGTCAAGCCTTGTAAGGCTGTCCGGGTCGGTGATAGGGACGCCGTTAAGCAATATCATGATCTCCCTTACGCCGTAGGTCGCCTTTAACCCCGCACCCCTTATTATCAACCTTGTGTCGTAGCCTTGATTTCTTGAGACAACATTTACACCAGGCACTCCCTGCAGTGCATCGTAGAGGTTTAACATAGGTTTCTCTTGGATCTTTTCTTTTCCTATCACGCTTACGCTTGCTGGCACATCCTCTGTCTTTCTCTCGGTCCTTGTGGCAGTCACGCTCACCTCCTTGAGTTCCACATCCTTACCAAAGGAGACCGCCCCAAGCAAAAGCAACGTATAGACCACCCTTTTCATACTCTTTCCCTCCTGATGTTAGTTTTGTGTAAATTATAACATAAATTTCAAGTCAAGATGTGTTATAATTAACCCATGCACATTCTAAAGGAGCTTGTTGATTACGGCATCATAGGGCTACTCTTACTGCTGAGCTTTTTTGCCATAGCCATAGCCCTTGATCGGTGGAGTTTTTACAGAAAGGTTGAAGTGGAAAGGTTCAAGACCAAGCAGGAGTTAGAGATGGAGCTAACAAAGGGTTTGACCTTTATAGCGTCCGTTGCGTCCAATGCACCCTACATAGGGCTCTTGGGCACAGTTCTTGGCATAATGCTGACCTTTTACACCATAGGGCAGGAGGGCTTTGTGGATACAAAAAAGGTGATGGTGGGCTTGGCGTTAGCCCTCAAGGCTACCGCAGTGGGTCTGTTGGTGGCTATTCCTTCCTCTGTTCTTTACAACCTACTTTTAAAAAAGGTAAAAAACCTTTTGCTCTTGTGGGAGATAAAGAATGGAAGATAAGGAATTCAGTTCCATAAATGTGATCCCTTTGGTGGATATAATGCTCGTGCTACTTACCATTGTGCTCATCACCGCTACCTTTGTGGTGCAGGGAAGCATTCCCGTCCAGCTACCCCAAGCAAAGGCAAGCCACGAGGAAAATCTAAAGGGACTTTTTATAACCATAACCCAGGAAGGAACGATTTTTTTTGAAGACCAGAAGGTCTCCCTTTCGGAGCTTGAGAGGGAGCTTGAAAAATATCAGAGGGACAGCCAAGTGCAGGTGATGGCAGACAGGAGGGCAACGGTTCAGAGCTTGGTGGATGTTTTAGACCTTCTCAAAAGGCTTGGCTTTAAAAAGGTTTCCATAAAAACAGAGGTAAAAGGATGAGGGAAATTTTCAAGGCATACAGCCTTTCCTTTTTGATCCACTCCCTTTTACTCTTTGGCTTTTTCCTCCTCACTCAGAGGCTCACTCTCTCCGAGAAGAGGCTCATTGAAATAGACCTATCCCTTGAAAATTTGCAAAGACAACCCCAAACAGACCTTTCCCAAAAAGCCCAACCCTTGCCCGCAAGACCGCCTCAGACCCAGCCAGTCCCACAAGCACCCATTCCTCCTACAAAAGAGGAAATAAAAAGCTCAACAATGGAACAATCAAAGCAGGAAGAAAGGTTAATCCAAGCTACAAGCCCACCAAACGCAGACCCTCTCCAAAAAGCCCAACCCTTGCCCGCAAGACTTCTTCAGACCCAACCAGTCCCACAAGCAACCATTCCTCCTACAAAGGAGGAAATAAAAAGCCCAACCGCAAAACAGCTAAAGCAGGAAGAAAAGCAAAGCCAAGTCCAAAGCCCACCAAAGCCCGCAGAGGCAGAAATTAGAGAAACTCAAACCTCTCAAGTCCAAACCCTCCCACCGTTAAAAGAAGAAACAAAGAGTAAAACCGCAGAACACCTAGGGCAAGGAGAAAGACCTCTCCAAGCCAAAGAAATTACCCAAAAGCCCGCAAGTCAAGAGAGAGAAGGGAAAGAACATCAGGCTCAAACTAACAAAAGCGTGGAGAGTTCTTCAAGACCTACATCTTCTTCCACACATACCAGCCCATATCCTTCAGAGAGTTCAAAACTCACGGATGAAAGTAAAAGATTAGCCTTAGAGGAGAGCTTCCTCAGGGAAAGGCTCTCGGTCATATCAAACATAGTCCAAAGGCATATAAACTATCCACCCATAGCCAGAAGGATGGGATGGGAGGGAAAAGTCCTTGTCAGCTTTGTTTTGGAACCAAACGGAAATATAAGAGACCTGAAGGTTCTAAAAAGCTCTGGATACGAAGTTTTAGACAAAGAGGCTTTGGACGCAATAAGGAGAAGCTACAGAGATTTTCCCAAACCTCCGGTTAGCGTAGTGGTAAAACTGCCAATCAATTTCAGACTTGAATAGCTATAAATCCCTTTCAAGGATAAGTTCTTTCTCCTCGCTATGAGAAAGCTTCCTGTGGATCAGAACCTTTAGGTTTTTGATATCTTGAGGTAGTTCTATCTCGTAAGGTTTTCCGTGTTCTAAGGCGGTCTTTGCTTGGGCGGAGAGTAGCCTTCTTATGGTTTGCTTTCCTTGAGGGGTATTAACAATAACTGTTATGTAAAGCTTAGGGTCTCCTTGGTCTGCGGTGGGAAGGTTGTGGGGCACGCCCACATTGGTTATGTAAAGCTTTCCGTCCTTTACCTCAAGCAACAAATCCTCGGGCTTTGCCTTTAGGGCTGGGAATTCGTGGGAATGTCTTGGCTTTGCTAAATGGAATAGATGAAAGGGAAACTTTTGAATTAAGTCCCTTTTGCCGAGGCTTGGCATGTGGCAGTCCTGACAACTCTTTTGGGTTTTTACCATCTGCCACTGTTTGAAGGTTTCTTGGTGACAACCTGCACAGAAGTTAGAACGAAGGTAGCTAAGGTCCTCCCTTGATGGATGTGGAGGAGACCAAACCTTCAGAGGTCCGTGCATAGCTTTAGTTTCCTCCTTGAAGTGGCAGGCAACACAGCTAACGCCATCCTCTTTGAACTCCACCCTCAGAATGGGTTTTTTATCTGGGTCCACTTGATGTGGCGCATGGCAGGAAAGGCATTTGTTCTTTGTGTAGTTTTCCGACTCTAAACGAAATTGCTCGCTGACCCATGCCTTTGCATGCCGGCTCTTTTCCCACTCCTTAAAGATCTCTGCGTGGCAATCCGCACACCTTTTTGCCTGCGGTCTTTCTAATAGATCCTCCTCCCTTGCCAACTCCTCAAATTTTCCACACCCAAAGAGAAGAAGTGAAAAAAGCACAAGCAGAATCATTTCCTAAAGGCTTCTTGCACCATAGCAGGGACCAGGTGTAGATTGTGGCATTTATTGCAGGATTGCCCTATTACGCTCATAGCCCTGAAGATGGCTTCCCTGTTGGGTTGAGGTTCCTTCAAGAGCCTTTGAATGGACGCAAGGGCTTGCTCGTGGTCCTTTCCGTGTATTCTATCCACAACTGTTTTGTCTGTATGACACTTGGAACATATAGCCTCCGTTCCCTTGACCCTTTCCACTACCTGCTCTCCCGCCTCCCTTGCCTTTTGAACATCACCCTGCATGAGGAAAATCCTCAGGGCTTTCATGGAATCCGAGAGCTTTCTCATGTATTCCTTTGGACTAAGCTGGACAAACTCTACAGGGTCCTCCATCTTTAAGGTGGCAAAGGGTGGATAATGATAAACGAGCTTTACCGCTATTTGATTCTCTGCGTGACATTTGTTGCAGGTTTCTCCCAGCTCTCTGGATGCCTTTATCACTTGGTCTGGGTTCTTTGCCCTCACTGCACTTATAAGCTGGTCTGCCAAGGCGGGCTTGAAATAATCTTTCCATTCTGGCACCATGTTTTGGGCCCTCGTGTAGGCATCCTTTAGTCTGTTAGCCCAATCTAAAGCCCTGTCCCATCTTCCTTCGTTTATGTTCAGCCTCACTCCATAAAAGGCAGTGCTCATCTCGTTCATAACAGACACATACTCAAACCTGTTGGACTGAGGAGGATAGTACTTTCCCAAAGAAGCGGGAGGCTTTTTTAGGATCACCTGGTCTGCACCAAAGCTCAAGCCAAGAGTAGCAAAAAGGACCAAAATTTTTTTCATGACCTTCCCTCCTTTGAGTGAATTTTATTCTTTTGGTTTTAAGGAGGCAAGCTTATAAGGGTTGTAGAATATACTTATGAACTTAAAGGACTTTGACTACTACCTTCCTCCGGAGCTAATTGCCAAATATCCGGCAGTCCCACGCCACAGTGCAAGGCTTATGGTTCTGAACAGAAAAGACAAAAGCATAAAGCACGACATTTTTTGGAACCTTCCTCAATACTTGGAGGAAGGAGACCTTTTGGTCTTTAACAACTCAAAGGTTTTGCCCGCAAGACTTTACGGTAGAAAACCTACCGGTGGCAAGGTAGAGATCTTGCTAACAGATTACATAGACAAACACACATGGGACGCCCTAATAGGAGGAAAGGGTAT encodes the following:
- a CDS encoding multiheme c-type cytochrome codes for the protein MILLVLFSLLLFGCGKFEELAREEDLLERPQAKRCADCHAEIFKEWEKSRHAKAWVSEQFRLESENYTKNKCLSCHAPHQVDPDKKPILRVEFKEDGVSCVACHFKEETKAMHGPLKVWSPPHPSREDLSYLRSNFCAGCHQETFKQWQMVKTQKSCQDCHMPSLGKRDLIQKFPFHLFHLAKPRHSHEFPALKAKPEDLLLEVKDGKLYITNVGVPHNLPTADQGDPKLYITVIVNTPQGKQTIRRLLSAQAKTALEHGKPYEIELPQDIKNLKVLIHRKLSHSEEKELILERDL